The proteins below come from a single Vanessa atalanta chromosome 21, ilVanAtal1.2, whole genome shotgun sequence genomic window:
- the LOC125072466 gene encoding mucin-2-like isoform X18, whose amino-acid sequence MHIATLIALVQLSLATAVSDVGTLTAAELNLELAGDGLSPFFEDSSGETGVNFVRGSRAADSPLSPDIDVQCSADYIQVTVEFSDIYDGIIYSKGFLNDPKCKYVSSGGSQSRYSFRVPLNGCGSRPLCNACGTIDNVLVFQGDELVQGSYDFARKVSCAGTALEVSTGVKKEQSHVLKLKPFMVDMLDVVAVQGPAGGVECWMDIQKGVFPQTTPLENSIKIGEYLTILIYLKDIRNQFNLKIHDCWAYDNEDYDSSKTNKIQLTDKDGCPKKKKFIDSWQKSTNTGKSGATLIAYSKISAFRFPETDQVYLTCNVELCTSNCDASCNGIIKEITTVIPDTKCYPGSTDPLCSRPTTTAQPNCFSGNNDPRCPKLITPPPPNCFPGNNDPRCPKPTTTAPPRCFPGSNDPRCPKPTIATPNCYPGNTDPRCPRPTTPEAPRCFPGSTDPRCPKPTSPAPPRCFPGSTDPRCPSPSTTLPPKPLCYPGSPDPTCPQTPKPTSLTPPTYLPPSTEIPKCYPGSTDARCPKPTTPASPNCFPGNSDPRCPKPTTPAPPNCYPGNTDPRCPRPTTPEAPRCFPGSTDSRCPKPTTQVPPKCFPGSSDPRCPKPTKQAPPNCFPGNTDPRCPKPTTPEAPRCFPGSTDTRCPKPTTPAPPNCYPGNTDSRCPRPSTPEAPKCFPGNTDPRCPKPTTPEAPRCYPGSTDTRCPKPTTPAPPRCFPGSSDPRCPKPTTPTPPNCYPGNTDPRCPQPTTPEAPRCFPGSTDARCPQPTTPEAPRCFPGSTDARCPKPTTPAAPRCYPGSTDPRCPKPTTPSPTKTVCYPGSPDPKCPQPPRPTTLTPPTYLPPSTEIPNCYPGNTDPRCPKPTTPEAPRCFPGSTDTRCPQPTTPSPPRCFPGSSDPRCPKPTTPAPPNCYPGNTDPRCPKPTTPEAPRCFPGSTDTRCPKPTTPAPPRCFPGSSDPRCPKPTTPAPPNCYPGNSDPRCPKPTTPAAPRCYPGSTDPRCPKPTTPSPTKPVCYPGSPDPKCPQPPRPTTLTPPTYLPPSTEIPKCYPGSTDARCPKPTTPAPPRCFPGSSDPRCPKPTTPAPPNCYPGNTDSRCPKPTTPEAPRCFPGSTDARCPQPTTPAPPRCFPGSTDPRCPKPTTPAPPNCYPGNTDPRCPKPTTPESPRCFPGSTDARCPQPTTPSPPRCFPGSSDPRCPKPTTPAPPNCYPGNTDTRCPKPTTPEAPRCFPGSTDARCPKPTTPAPPRCFPGSSDPRCPKPTTPAPPNCYPGNTDPRCPKPTTPTAPRCYPGSTDPRCPKPTTPSPTKPVCYPGSPDPKCPQPPRPTTLTPPTYLPPSTEIPKCYPGSTDARCPKPTTPAPPRCFPGSNDPRCPKPTTPEAPRCFPGSSDPRCPKPTTPAPPNCYPGNTDPRCPKPTTPEAPRCFPGSTDARCPKPTTPAPPRCFPGSSDPRCPKPTTPAPPNCYPGNTDPRCPKPTTPEAPRCFPGSTDARCPKPTTPAPPRCFPGSSDPRCPKPTTPAPPNCYPGNTDPRCPKPTTPEAPRCFPGSTDARCPKPTTPAPPRCFPGSSDPRCPKPTTPAPPNCYPGNTDPRCPKPTTPEAPRCFPGSTDARCPKPTTPAPPRCFPGSNDPRCPKPTTPEAPRCFPGSSDPRCPKPTTPAPPNCYPGNTDPRCPKPTTPEAPRCFPGSTDARCPKPTTPAPPRCFPGSSDPRCPKPTTPAPPNCYPGNTDPRCPKPTTPEAPRCFPGSTDARCPQPTTPAPPRCFPGSSDPRCPKPTTPAPPNCYPGNTDPRCPKPTTPAAPRCYPGSTDPRCPKPTTPPPTKPVCYPGSPDPKCPQPPRPTTLTPPTYLPPSTEIPKCYPGSTDARCPKPTTPAPPRCFPGSSDPRCPKPTTPAPPNCYPGNTDSRCPKPTTPEAPRCYPGSSDPRCPKPTTPEAPRCYPGSSDPRCPKPTTPEAPRCFPGSTDARCPKPTTPAPPRCYPGSSDPRCPKPTTPEAPRCYPGSTDPRCPQPTKKPSTPSSCYPGSKDPKCPQPFAPSSTNPPSTYLPPFPLENEVKSPRVNRLAIKSFDYYDSQAEIDNFDSSRTKPKTRNVRDVSNSLYDEFPISLEYSAIVGSVMFVILSLGVTLFIYKNKASLKRKENVAITNTHPC is encoded by the exons ATGCACATAGCGACACTGATTGCACTCGTGCAG CTGTCGCTCGCTACAGCTGTTTCAGATGTCGGAACGCTCACCGCAGCCGAGCTGAACCTTGAGCTGGCTGGAGATGGTTTATCACCATTTTTCGAAGATTCAAGTGGTGAAACCGGAGTCAATTTCGTGAGGGGTTCAAGAGCTGCAGATTCACCGCTGTCACCAGATATTGACGTACAATGTTCAGCAGATTATATTCAAGTCACGGTTGAATTCTCTGACATATACGATGGAATAATTTACAGCAAGGGCTTCCTGAATGATCCCAAATGCAA ATACGTATCTTCCGGAGGCAGCCAATCTCGGTACTCTTTCCGAGTGCCATTGAATGGCTGTGGAAGCCGACCACTTTGCAATGCTTGCGGCACCATCGACAACGTCCTCGTGTTCCAAGGAGACGAATTAGTGCAAGGATCTTATGATTTCGCTAGAAAG GTATCATGTGCTGGAACTGCTCTAGAAGTTTCGACTGGTGTCAAAAAGGAACAATCACATGTTCTAAAGCTAAAGCCTTTTATGGTTGACATGCTCGATGTAGTGGCAGTACAAGGACCGGCCGGTGGTGTAGAATGCTGGATGGATATTCAGAAAGGAGTTTTCCCTCaa acaaCTCCGTTGGAAAATTCGATTAAAATCGGCGAATATCTCACCATccttatttatttgaaagatatcagaaatcaatttaatcttaaaattcaCGATTGTTGGGCTTATGATAATGAAGATTATGATAGTTCGAAGAcgaataaaattcaattgacTGACAAAGATGGTTGCCCCAA gaAAAAGAAATTCATCGACTCATGGCAAAAATCTACAAATACTGGAAAATCTGGTGCAACATTGATTGCTTACAGCAAAATAAGTGCTTTCCGTTTTCCGGAAACTGATCAAGTCTATCTGACTTGTAATGTTGAG ctATGCACAAGCAACTGTGATGCAAGCTGTAATGGAATTATAAAGGAAATAACAACTGTTATACCAGACACGAAATGTTATCCCGGATCTACTGATCCTCTTTGTTCAAGACCAACAACTACTGCACAGCCAAACTGTTTCTCTGGCAACAATGACCCACGTTGCCCTAAGCTGATAACACCTCCACCACCTAACTGCTTCCCAGGCAACAATGACCCACGTTGCCCAAAACCAACAACAACTGCTCCTCCAAGATGCTTCCCTGGCAGCAACGATCCCCGTTGTCCTAAACCAACTATAGCTACACCTAATTGTTACCCCGGTAATACAGATCCTCGTTGCCCAAGGCCTACTACACCTGAGGCACCAAGGTGCTTCCCTGGCAGTACAGACCCGCGTTGCCCGAAACCAACATCGCCTGCACCACCCAGATGCTTCCCAGGAAGTACTGATCCACGTTGCCCAAGTCCTTCAACTACTTTACCTCCAAAACCATTATGTTATCCTGGATCACCAGATCCAACATGCCCACAAACCCCTAAGCCAACATCTCTCACACCACCTACTTATTTACCTCCATCCACGGAAATACCGAAATGCTATCCGGGCTCGACAGACGCTCGTTGTCCAAAACCCACAACTCCCGCTTCCCCAAATTGCTTCCCTGGTAACAGTGATCCCCGATGTCCGAAGCCAACAACACCAGCACCACCTAACTGCTACCCTGGAAATACTGACCCACGTTGCCCAAGGCCTACGACACCTGAGGCACCGAGATGTTTTCCTGGTAGCACAGATTCACGATGTCCTAAGCCGACAACTCAAGTTCCACCAAAATGCTTCCCTGGCAGTAGTGATCCCCGTTGTCCCAAACCAACTAAACAAGCACCACCGAACTGCTTCCCAGGCAACACAGATCCACGTTGCCCTAAACCCACAACACCTGAAGCACCGAGATGTTTTCCTGGAAGTACAGACACTCGTTGTCCTAAACCAACAACTCCTGCACCTCCGAACTGCTACCCCGGTAATACAGACTCACGTTGCCCAAGGCCTTCAACGCCTGAGGCACCAAAGTGTTTCCCTG GAAACACAGATCCACGTTGCCCTAAACCTACAACACCTGAAGCACCGAGATGTTACCCTGGAAGTACAGACACTCGTTGTCCTAAACCAACAACTCCTGCTCCTCCGAGGTGTTTCCCTGGCAGCAGCGATCCTCGTTGCCCTAAACCAACTACACCTACACCTCCGAACTGCTACCCCGGTAATACAGACCCACGATGCCCACAGCCTACAACGCCCGAGGCCCCAAGGTGTTTCCCTGGTAGCACAGATGCACGTTGCCCTCAACCCACTACGCCTGAGGCGCCCAGATGTTTCCCTGGTAGTACAGATGCTCGCTGCCCCAAACCTACAACACCTGCTGCACCGAGGTGCTATCCTGGCAGTACTGATCCGCGTTGTCCAAAACCTACAACTCCTTCACCTACCAAAACAGTCTGTTATCCTGGGTCACCCGACCCGAAGTGCCCACAGCCTCCTAGGCCTACAACTCTAACACCACCTACTTACTTGCCCCCATCCACAGAAATACCTAA CTGCTATCCTGGAAACACAGATCCACGTTGCCCTAAGCCCACAACACCTGAAGCACCGAGATGTTTCCCCGGAAGTACAGACACTCGTTGTCCTCAACCAACAACTCCATCACCTCCAAGATGCTTCCCTGGTAGCAGCGATCCTAGGTGCCCCAAGCCAACAACACCTGCACCACCTAACTGCTATCCTGGAAACACAGATCCCCGTTGCCCTAAGCCCACAACACCTGAAGCACCGAGATGTTTCCCTGGAAGTACAGACACTCGTTGTCCTAAACCAACGACTCCAGCACCTCCAAGATGCTTCCCTGGGAGCAGCGATCCTAGATGCCCTAAGCCAACAACACCTGCACCACCTAACTGCTATCCTGGAAACTCAGATCCACGCTGCCCCAAACCTACAACACCTGCTGCACCAAGGTGCTATCCTGGTAGTACTGATCCGCGTTGTCCAAAACCTACAACGCCTTCACCTACCAAACCAGTCTGTTATCCTGGGTCACCCGACCCAAAGTGCCCACAGCCTCCTAGGCCTACTACTCTAACACCACCTACTTACTTGCCCCCATCCACAGAAATACCTAAATGCTATCCGGGCTCGACAGACGCTCGTTGTCCTAAACCAACAACTCCTGCTCCTCCGAGATGTTTCCCCGGTAGCAGTGATCCTCGATGCCCTAAGCCTACAACACCAGCACCACCTAACTGCTACCCAGGAAATACTGATTCACGCTGCCCTAAGCCTACAACACCTGAAGCACCGAGATGTTTCCCTGGAAGCACAGACGCTCGTTGTCCTCAACCAACAACTCCAGCACCTCCAAGATGCTTCCCTGGTAGCACCGATCCTAG ATGCCCTAAGCCAACAACACCTGC ACCACCTAACTGCTATCCTGGAAACACAGATCCCCGTTGCCCTAAGCCCACAACACCTGAATCACCGAGATGTTTTCCCGGAAGTACAGACGCTCGTTGTCCTCAACCAACAACTCCATCACCTCCAAGATGCTTCCCTGGTAGCAGCGATCCTAGGTGCCCCAAGCCAACAACACCTGCACCACCTAACTGCTATCCTGGAAACACAGATACACGTTGTCCTAAGCCCACCACACCTGAAGCACCGAGATGTTTCCCTGGAAGTACAGACGCTCGTTGTCCTAAACCAACGACTCCAGCACCTCCAAGATGCTTCCCTGGGAGCAGCGATCCTAGATGCCCTAAGCCAACAACACCTGCACCACCTAACTGCTATCCTGGAAACACAGATCCACGCTGCCCAAAACCTACAACACCTACTGCACCAAGGTGCTATCCTGGCAGTACTGATCCACGTTGTCCAAAACCTACAACTCCTTCACCTACCAAACCAGTCTGTTATCCTGGGTCACCCGACCCGAAGTGCCCACAGCCTCCTAGGCCTACTACTCTAACACCACCTACTTACTTGCCCCCATCCACAGAAATACCTAAATGCTATCCGGGCTCCACAGACGCTCGTTGTCCAAAACCAACAACTCCTGCACCTCCAAGATGCTTCCCTGGTAGTAATGATCCTCGCTGCCCTAAACCTACGACACCCGAAGCTCCAAGATGTTTCCCTGGTAGCAGCGATCCTCGATGCCCTAAGCCAACAACACCAGCACCACCTAACTGCTACCCAGGAAACACAGATCCACGTTGCCCTAAACCCACAACACCTGAAGCGCCAAGATGTTTCCCTGGAAGCACAGATGCTCGTTGTCCTAAACCGACAACTCCTGCACCTCCGAGATGCTTCCCTGGTAGCAGTGATCCTAGATGCCCTAAGCCAACAACACCTGCACCACCTAACTGCTATCCTGGAAACACAGATCCCCGTTGCCCTAAGCCCACAACACCTGAAGCACCGAGATGTTTCCCTGGAAGTACAGATGCTCGTTGTCCTAAACCAACAACTCCCGCACCTCCGAGATGCTTCCCTG GTAGCAGCGATCCTCGATGCCCTAAGCCAACAACACCGGCACCACCTAACTGCTATCCAGGAAACACAGATCCACGTTGCCCTAAACCCACAACACCTGAAGCTCCAAGATGTTTCCCTGGAAGCACAGATGCTCGTTGTCCTAAACCGACAACTCCTGCACCTCCGAGATGCTTCCCTGGTAGCAGTGATCCTAGATGCCCTAAGCCAACAACACCTGCACCACCTAACTGCTATCCTGGAAACACAGATCCCCGTTGCCCTAAGCCCACAACACCTGAAGCACCGAGATGTTTCCCTGGAAGTACAGATGCTCGTTGTCCTAAACCAACAACTCCCGCACCTCCGAGATGCTTCCCTGGTAGTAATGATCCTCGCTGCCCTAAACCTACGACACCTGAAGCTCCAAGATGTTTCCCTGGTAGCAGCGATCCTCGATGCCCTAAGCCAACAACACCGGCACCACCTAACTGCTATCCAGGAAACACAGATCCACGTTGCCCTAAACCCACAACACCTGAAGCTCCAAGATGTTTCCCTGGAAGCACAGACGCTCGTTGTCCTAAGCCGACAACTCCTGCACCTCCAAGATGCTTCCCTGGTAGCAGTGATCCTAGATGCCCTAAGCCAACAACACCTGCACCACCTAATTGCTATCCAGGAAACACAGATCCCCGTTGCCCTAAACCCACAACACCTGAAGCTCCGAGATGTTTCCCTGGAAGCACAGACGCTCGTTGTCCTCAACCAACGACTCCTGCACCTCCAAGATGCTTCCCTGGGAGCAGCGATCCTAGATGCCCTAAGCCAACAACACCTGCACCACCTAACTGCTATCCTGGAAACACAGATCCACGCTGCCCCAAACCTACAACACCTGCTGCACCAAGGTGCTATCCTGGCAGTACTGATCCACGTTGTCCAAAACCTACAACTCCTCCACCTACCAAACCAGTCTGTTATCCTGGGTCACCCGACCCGAAGTGCCCACAGCCTCCTAGGCCTACTACTCTAACACCACCTACTTACTTGCCCCCATCCACAGAAATACCTAAATGCTATCCGGGCTCGACAGACGCTCGTTGTCCTAAACCAACAACTCCTGCTCCTCCGAGATGTTTCCCTGGTAGCAGTGATCCTCGATGCCCTAAGCCTACAACACCAGCACCACCTAACTGCTACCCAGGAAATACTGATTCACGCTGCCCTAAGCCCACA ACACCTGAAGCTCCCAGATGTTACCCCGGTAGTAGTGACCCTCGCTGCCCTAAGCCTACTACACCTGAAGCTCCCAGATGTTACCCCGGTAGTAGTGATCCTCGCTGCCCTAAACCTACGACACCTGAAGCGCCGAGATGTTTCCCTGGTAGTACAGACGCTCGTTGTCCTAAACCAACAACTCCTGCTCCTCCGAGATGTTACCCCGGAAGTAGTGACCCTCGCTGCCCTAAACCCACCACACCTGAAGCTCCAAGATGCTACCCCGGTAGCACTGATCCTCGCTGTCCTCAACCAACTAAAAAGCCCTCAACACCAAGTTCATGTTATCCTGGTTCTAAAGACCCCAAATGTCCGCAACCATTCGCACCTAGTAGTACAAACCCACCTTCGACTTACTTGCCACCATTTCCTCTAGAAAATGAAGTAAAATCTCCGCGCGTGAATAGATTAGCTATAAAAAGCTTCGATTATTACGATTCACAGGCTGAAATAG ATAACTTTGATTCCTCACGAACGAAACCAAAAACAAGAAACGTTAGGGACGTAAGCAATTCCTTATACGACGAGTTTCCGATATCCTTAGAGTACTCAGCAATTGTAGGGTCTGtcatgtttgtaattttatcattaggtgtaactctttttatatataaaaacaaggcGAGCCTTAAACGAAAAGAAAATGTAGCAATTACAAATACTCATCCTTGCTAA